AACTGCATCAGCTGCGCGGCCGCATCGGCCGCGGCTCGGAGGCCTCGACCTGCCTGTTGCTCTACAAGGAGCCGCTCGGGGAAATGTCGAAGGCGCGGCTGAAGGTGATCCGCGAGACCACCGATGGCTTCAGGATCGCCGAGGAGGATCTCAAGCTGCGCGGCGAAGGCGACGTGCTCGGCATCCGCCAGAGCGGCCTGCCCGGCTACCGCATCGCGCGTTCCGAGGTGCACGGCCAGCTCATCACCCAGGCCCGCGACGAGGCGCTGCGGATCATGAAGGACAATCCGAAGCTGAAGGGCGAACGCGGCGAAGCACTGCGCGTCCTGCTCTACCTCTACGAACGCGACGAGGCCGTGCCGCTGATCGGCGCAGGGTGATTCAACGCGACACACGCTGCCGTCCGTCCCGTCATCCTGAGGAGCGGCCCTTGGCCGCGTCTCGAAGGATCGACGGCCACAGGCGGGGCCGATTCATCCTTCGAGACCCGCGCAAGAGCGCTCTCCTCAGGATGACGGTGCGGTAGCTCGATCGTACGGCTGGACACGCCGCATGGGCGCGCCGGCCCCTAGTCCACCTTCGCCGGCGCGGGCTGCGTGGCCGGCTGCAGCGAGGCCTGGTTGGCGACGCGTGCGGCATTGGCCATGCCGGCGAGCGCCGCGGCGCGTTTCTGATCGTTGGTGCCGGGCTGCACCACGCCGGCCGACATGATCAGCGTCGCGGCATCCTCGGTGCTCATCTCGATCTCGATGATCTTGCTCTTCGGCACATAGAAGAAGAAGCCGGTGGTCGGGTTCGGCGCACACGGCAGGAACACCGAGATATGCTCCTCCTCTCCGGGGAAGCTGGCCGCGAGCTCGGCGCTCGGCGCCTGCGAGATCAGCACGATCGACCACATCCCGGGCGAGGGAAACTCGACCAGGCCGACGCGACGGAAGCTGGAGCCGTTGCCGGAGAACAGCGTCTCGAACACCTGCTTCAGGCCGCGATAGATCGCACGCACCGCAGGGATCCGCCCGAGCAGCCGCTCGCCGAGATCAACCAGCGTTCGCCCGATCAGGTTGGCGGTAAGGAAGCCGAGCAGGGTCAGTGCGACGACGGCAACGATCAGGCCGGAACCGGGCAGCCCGAACGGCAGATAGGTTTCCGGCCGGTAGGCCGAGGGAACGAACGGCCGGACCAGATTGTCGACCCAGTTCACGAACCACCAGGTCAGATAGAGCGTGATCGCAACCGGCCCGGCCACCACCAGGCCGGTCAGGAAATAATTGCGGAAACGCGCCATCAGCCCGCGGGGGGCATCCGGGGGCAAATCACCCGTGACGGGAGGCACTTGGTTGGAGGTCATTACGGTTCCAAGGTCGTCGAAGCGGCGTCGAAGCGGCCGTTGTCCACCACCCAGCTAAGCCATTCTGACGCATTTTTGAAGGGCCCGTGTGACGGGCCCCCTTGCGACTATTCGACCGTGACCGATTTGGCCAGATTCCGGGGCTGATCCACGTCGGTGCCCATCACCACGGCGGTATGATAGGCGAGCAGCTGCACCGGCACGGCATAGACCATCGGCGCGAAGGTCGCCCCCATGTCCGGCATCACGATCGTCACCAGCGACTGGATGGTCGCCTCCGTGGCGCCCTTGGCGTCGGTCATCAGGATGATCTTGCCGCCGCGGGCGGCGACCTCCTGCATGTTGGACACGGTCTTCTCGAACACCTTGTCATAGGGCGCGATCACCACGACCGGCATGTGCTCGTCGATCAGCGCGATCGGCCCGTGCTTGAGCTCGCCGGCGGCATAGCCCTCGGCATGGATGTAGGAGATTTCCTTCAGCTTCAGCGCGCCTTCCAGCGCCAGCGGATAGCTGGTGCCACGGCCGAGATAGAGCACGTCGCGCGACTTCGAGATCTCGCGCGCCAGCTTCTCGATCTGCAACTCGGTCGTCAGCGCTTCCGACATCAGGCGTGGGATCTCGACGAGGCCATGCACCAGCTTGGCCTCGTCGGCATCGGACAGCTCGCCGCGTGCCTTGCCGGCAGCAACCGCAAGCGAGGCCAGCACCATCAGCTGGCAGGTGAACGCCTTGGTCGAGGCGACGCCGATCTCCGGACCGGCCAGCGTCTGCAACACGGTCTCGCTCTCGCGCGCGATCGTCGAGGTCGGCACGTTGACGACCGACAGCGTATGCGCGCCCTGCGCCTTGGCGTAGCGCAGCGCCGCCAGCGTGTCGGCGGTCTCGCCGGATTGCGAGATGAAGATCGCAAGGTCGCCCTTGCGCAAGGGAGCTTCGCGATAGCGGAATTCCGAGGCGACATCGAGCTCGACCGGCAGCCGCGCCAGCTTTTCCAGCCAGTATTTGGCGACGAAGCCGGCGTAGCTCGCGGTGCCGCAGGCCGTAATCGAAACGCGCTGGATATCCTTGAAGTCGAACGGCAGCTTGACCGGCATGGTGACGCGCTCGGTCGCCATATCGACATAACGCGCGAGCGTGTGCCCGACCACTTCCGGCTGCTCGTGGATCTCCTTCGCCATGAAGTGGCGGTAGTTCGCCTTGTCGACCAGCGCTGTTGCGGTCGTGTGCTTGATCGCCTCGCGATGGACGATGGCGTTGTCCTTGTCGAAGATCGTCGCGCCCCTGCGGTTCAGCACCACCCAGTCGCCGTCCTCGAGATAGCTGATCGTATCGGTGAAGGGCCCGAGCGCGATCGCATCCGAGCCGAGAAACATCTCGCCCTCGCCATGGCCGACCGCGAGCGGCGGACCGTTGCGGGCGCCGATCATCAGATCGTCCTCGCCGGCGAAGATGAAGCCGAGCGCGAAGGCGCCCCGCAGCTGCGACAACACCGCCCTCACCGCTTCGACCGGTGCGACGCCGCCCTTGAGCAGATTGTCGACCAGATGCACCACGACCTCGGTGTCGGTCTCGGTCGAGAACACCGCGCCCTTGTGCTCGAGTTCCTCGCGAAGCTCGCGGAAATTCTCGATGATGCCGTTATGCACCACGGCGACGCGTTCGGTGGCGTGCGGATGGGCGTTGTTCTCGGTCGGCCTGCCGTGGGTGGCCCAGCGGGTGTGGCCGATGCCGGTGTGGCCGCCGAGCGGCTTTTCCTCCAGCCGGGCCTCGAGATTCTTCAGCTTGCCCTCGGCGCGGCGCCGCGCCAGCGAGCCGTTCTCCAGCGTGGCGACACCGGCTGAATCATAGCCGCGATACTCCAGCCGCTTGAGCGAATCCACCAGTTGCTCCGCGACCGGAGCGCGTCCAAGAATGCCGACGATGCCGCACATGCGGTTCAATGTCCCCAAAAATCGCCGAAAATTTGCCGAAGCGGCGACACGGTCCCTTAACGGGAATCGCCGGCCGCAAGATACTCAATAATTATTGCCGATTGCGACAGTCTTAAACGGCAAGGTTGATGCGAAAGGCTGGTTAATCGGGGCTAACTATTTTGGCAAGAGCACGTCAGTGCGACCCGCCGGGACGGGCCAAGGTTTCGCCTCCCAGATCGAGGTCCATTCTTGACCCGCGCCACACGCAGGGCCGCTGACCTCAACGCGAACCACGATAAAGCTTTCGCGATTGGTCACACCCAGCCGATAGACGTGCCGCAAGCGTACACTCGGACATTCGTCCGTTGAGGTTTCGGCCTGAAACAAGCCGGTCTCTTCGTTCCATGTGATGATACCCGGAGTGTCCGTCGTGCCGAACCCCTGCTTCGCAATGTAGGGAAATTCCAATGGCTTCGGCCTACTCACATCGGAGAGATCGAATGCTCGGTCCGATCCGGTCACGGACAAGCGACAGAACATGAGGGCGAGCCGATGCCCGGCCACTTTCTTGAAGCGAACCGGCAGTTGTCCAATGTCATCCTCATACTTGCAACCGGACTGCCGAGCCGCAAGCGCAAGCATTTTGGGCAGATGCGCCGGATCGAAAACCTCAAAGTCCGCGCGCCCGTTGGCAAGGCCGCTCCATTCGCGGAGCGCCTCGCGTCGTGCATCGATGCTCAGGGTTTCGTCGCCGCGTGCAACCGCCACGATCACCGGGCTGCCCGCCAGAAGGCATGCGAACAGTGCGACGATGGCAAGTGACCCAACATACGAACGAAGCGCTTTCCTCACTCAGGCCTCCAATTTGGCTCTCCAGTCCGCAGCAGCTCACCCATGTGTCTTGCTGTAGACGAACAGAAAGACAGCTCCCCAAAATATCATTCCGCTGAACATCGATATGAGGTCATGCGGCCGCAGGCCGACCAGCCCCCACAGCCCTCGGCCGGTCCTGGTCAGGACCATCTCGACCAAGGTTCCAAGCAGAAAACGGATCAGGCTGTCGATCACGGTTCCCACCCCCGGCCGCGCACCCAGACGTCGCGGCAGGTGACCAGCATGCCGTGCAGTCCGTTCTTGAGGAAAAACAGATAGAGCGCGAACAGCAGCACGAAGCTGAGCCGGTCGTCGCCCCAGGAAACGAACTCGGGTTGGTCGTGCGTCTTCCGCGACAGCACTGCCAGCTGTCCGGTCTCGGCCCATTGGCAAAGTCGTGCAGCGCTGAAGTACGTCACCAGGCTGCAAAAGACGCCAATCAGAACGGTCGCGGCATGTTTGCGCATGACGTGTTTTGCCCCGTCGCCTGCTAAGAGCGATGAAACCGCAGACCGCAAACGCCGTTGGCCACGTCAACGCACCATTAACGCCTTTCGGCGAGGGTGCCGCCGGCGGAGGTAGCCCGATGCACACTGCGCATGATCGCGAGGCCCGTCGCCTCGATACGCTCGCGGAACTCGACATCCTCGACACGCCGCGCGAGCTGGCCTTTGACCGCCTGACCTCGCTGTGCCGCAAGATGTTCCGCGTGCCAATGTCGACGATGACCTTCATCGACGGTCACCGGCAATGGTTCAAGGCCTCCGACGGGCTGGACCTGCGCGAAACCGACCGGCGACCGGCGCCGTGCAATGTGACCATCACGCTGGATGAGCCGCTGGTCGTCCCCGATATGCAGCGCGATGCGCGCTTCGCCGACAACATCTTCGTGCGTGGGGCGCCGTTCGTCCGTTTCTATGCCGGCGCACAGCTCAGGCTGTCCGGCGCCGTGATCGGAAGCCTGTGCGCCATCGACACGCGCCCTCGCGATGATTTTGACGCCGAGGCGACCAGCATGCTGGTCGATCTCGCCGCGATCGCCGTCGACGAGCTGAAGCTGCGGAATCTGTCCATGCAGGACGGTCTCACCGGCTGCTCCTCGCGGCGCGCCTTCCGCGGCGAAGGCGAACGGCTGACCGCGCTGGCGGCGCGGCATCTCAGTCCGCTTGCCTGCGCCGTGCTCGATGTCGATCACTTCAAACAGGTCAACGACACCTATGGGCATGCGATCGGCGACATGGTGCTTGCGGCGGTCGCAAACGCATCGCGTGACGCGCTGCGTGGCTCCGACGTGATCGGCCGGCTCGGCGGCGAGGAATTCGGCATCCTGCTGCCGCACACCAGGCTCGACCAGGCGATGGGTGTGCTCGAGAAGGTGCGCGCCGCGGTCGCGGCCACGCGGATCGAGACGCCGGCCGGCACGATCGGCGTCACCTGCAGCCTCGGCGGCGCCGCGCTCTCGCCCGGCAACGGCTTCGACGACATGCTGCACAACGCCGACCTCGCGATGTACGGCGCCAAGCAGGGCGGCCGCAACCAGGCGCTGGCCTGGGTCGACCGGGCGCCGTCGATCGCGCCGACCGCGCGCCGCGTGTTCAAGGCCGGCACGATCAGCTTCAACGCCGGCCATTCCACGATCGACTGCACGGTGCGCGGCCTGTCGCGCGACACCGCGACGATCGAGGTGATGTCGACGTCGGGCATCCCCGATCAGTTCAAGCTCGCGATCGCCGCCGACGCGCTGTCGCGGGCCTGCCGCATCACCGCGAAGGCCGACAACCGGATCGAGGTCGCCTTCACCTGAACGGCGAAGGGGGATTATCTCTGCAGGACATCTCCAGTCGGCATTCCGGGGCTCTCGCAAGACGCCCTATTGTTCCACCCGGTAGAGCCGCCAGCGCTCCGGCACGCCCTTGAGCTGGTGCGCGCCGCGATCCTTGAAACGGATTTCGGACTCCAGCATCAGATTCCTGACCGCGCTCGAGACCAGGACCTCGCCAGCCCGCGCTTTCGCAGCGACGCGGGCGCCGATATGAAACGCAAGACCGATCACCTCCGCGCCGCTCACCTTGTATTCGCCGGCGTGCAATCCCACCCGGATCTCGAGCCCCAGCGTGCGCACGGCATCGCGGATCGCGGTCGCGCAGCGAACCCCGGAAACCGGCACACCGAACGTCGCCAGCACGCCGTCCCCCGTCGTCACGACTTCCTTGCCGCGCAGCGCCTTCAGCTCGCGGCGGACGGCGGCGTAATAGTGATTCATCACCGTCGCCCAGCGCGCGTCGCCGAGCCGCGCGGCTTTTTCGGTGGAACGAACGATATCGACATAGAGGATCGTGGCGAGCGCCTGCTTGAGCTCCGAGCCTCGATCGGCGGTCCGGCGCCGGTTCGCGATATTTCCCGTCAGCGGTTCATAGCGATGGCTGCGCCGCCGCGCGATGGCGGCCTTGGTGTAGTCCTGGGCGCGCTGCACCGTGCGGCAGCGAATGGTTTTTTCCTGCGGTGGAAACGTCCAGTAGACCTTGCGCCCGGCTCCGGCGCCCTGCACCTCCACGGCGCCCCATTTCAGGAACACCGTCGAGCCCGTCCGCCGAATGCACCAGGCTTTCGACGTGTATCCCGACACGTTCGACTGATGCACTCCGATGCGAAGGAATTTGGGCATGAGCGTCCGGCCGATCGAACGAGCGCTTTAGGGGCTTACCTAGGGTAAACCGTAGCCAGACATTCCCGCGTTGGCAACAGGACCGGTGAGCAGCCAACCAAATCAGCGATCTGCGATGTCTGCCTCGACGGACAGAATTGCTTCGTCCTGTGCTTTCGCAATTTGCAATTCTTCATCGCGAAAGCGTGCCGGGGTCAGCCGGCGGCGGTCGACCGTCATGCCGAAGATGTCGAAGCGGTTGTAGTAGCCGACCACGTCGTGAAACTGTTTCGGCTCGACGCAGCGATTGAGATCGATCTCCGCATAGGCGATCCCTTCCTGGTCCTGCAATTCATCGCCAAACACGCCCCCCGTCGGATCGACGAAGAAGCTCGCCGCACGTGGCGTCTGGTCGATCACGTCGGCGATGGTTCTGTCGCGTTCAATGAGGAAGGCCCGCATCGGCTGGTCCATGTAGCCGGCGGTGACGATCCCGAATACCTTGGCTTCGAAGCAGTGGGCGCTGGCCCGGATGCGGTTGGCGGCGACGTTGTCGAAATTGCCGCCGCCTGCCGGGCGCCGTGTTGGCCACATCGGCGGCCAGCTCGAGATGTGCACCTGTTCGCCCTGCGCCATCAGCGCGAAGCGGGCCAGTGGATTGGTGTTCTCGCCGCAAATCAACCCGCCGATCCGGCCCTGCCGTGTGTCCGCGACCTTGAGGCCCGCACCGTCGCCCGACGACCACACCAGCTTCTCATAGAAGGTCGGCACCAGCTTGCGGTGATGGACCAGGATTTCTCCGGTCTCGCCGATCAACAGGTTCGAGTTCCACAGCCCGCCGACGCTGACGGCCGAGCGTTCGCTGATGCCGATCGAGACGGTCACGCCGAGGCCGCGCGCCTCGGCGCAAAGCCGCGCCACTTCCGGTCCGTCCACCAGCACCGACTGCTCCGCCATGCGCACGAACAGGTCGTGATTGTCGATCGGAGGCCACAGCGCGGCCCACACCGGAAAGGCGGGAATGTAGGTTTCGGGAAATGCGATCAGCTCGGCGCCGGCCCTGGCCGCCTCGCGCATGATGGCGATCGCCTTTTCGGTGGTCGCCCGGCTGTCGAGGAAAACGGGCGCGGCGTGGACGGCGGCAGCCTTGAAACGAGGGAGCATGACAAAAATTCCGGCTAGGATCAGAAGGCCGAAGCGGTATCATCCTCGCCTTCCCGGCATGCATCGGAATTGTCGCAAGGTCGGTTGCGAGAGATCGGAGCCGCCGCGCGTTGGAACGGGAATTGCTTTGCTGAGAGGGGCCGCAATCCGGAGGCAGGTCATGTTCGATACGATCAACTGGGACGATCTGCGGGTCTTTCTCTGCGCCGCGCGCGCCGGGAATTTGAGCCAAACGGCAAAGCGGCTGCGGCTGGACCATTCCACCGTGAGCCGGCGGATCGCCCAGATGGAGGCTTCCCTCGGGATCGCGGTGTTCGAACGCCACCGCACCGGGCTCAAGCTCAACGAAGTCGGCGAACGCCTGTTGCGCCATGCCGAGCGGGTCGAGAGCGCGGTGATCGCCATCCGAGAGGAGGCCAGCGCCAGCGACACCCAGGGCCTCGTCGGAACCGTGCGGCTCGCCACCATGGAAGGGATTGCCTCGCTCTATCTCGCGCAACGCTTTGCGAAACTCCGTCACACCGCGCCACAACTCACCGTCGAGCTCGTCACTTCAGCGCAGACGGTCTATGTCCACAAGCGCGAAGCCGATCTGTTCGTGTCCTTCTTCCGGCCCCCCGGTCCGGGCCTGATCTCCGAGCGCATCGGCAAGTTTCGGCTGGGGCTATTCGCCAGCCAGAGCTATCTCGACCATCACGGCATGCCTGTAAGCCTTCGCGACCTCGCCGATCACTGGTTCGTCTCCTATATCGGGGACCTGATCCAGGTCGACTCGGTGCGCTGGCTCGCCGACGTCATCGAGGAGCCGAAGATCGCGTTTCACTCCAACAGCATGATCGCGCAGATGAACGCGGCAGCCGGCGGCCTCGGCATCGTGATGCTGCCGAGCTTTGCGACCAACGACCGGCCCGACCTGATCCCCGTGCTGCCCGCCCTCGCCGGCACCGTTCGCGAGGTCTGGCTCAATGTCCACAGCGACCTGCAATTCGCCCCGCGCATCCGCGCCGTCCGCGCGTTTCTGAAGAATACCCTGAAGCAGGACCCCGACATGCAGGTCTCGCTGGCCGACGGCGTGCCGCAGCCGCGCACGGCAGATTGCAAAAATCCATAGTTCCCTTCCACCGGAGCCCGGCTGAAGCTTGTCCGATTGGCGCAACGCGGGGGCGAAGTTTTGAGGGGGCCGAACATGAAGGTGGGTATTCCTGGCAACGTGGATCCGGCGCCGAACGTTGGCGCATTGGCCAAGAATCTGGCCAAGAAGCGGCTGACAGTCGCGCTCGTGCTCAGTGCGGCGATGATCGTGATCTATTTCGGCTTCATGGGGTTGTTCGCGTTCGACAAACCGCTGCTCGGCACCGTCCTGATGCCCGGCCTGTCGCTCTGCATCGTGCTCGGCCCGCTCGTCATCATCTCTTCCTTCGCGCTCTGCCTGGTCTACGTGCTGTGGGCGAACCGGGTGTTCGACGCCGGCATCCGCAAGCTTCGCTAAGGGGGGCAAGGAAAGATGGGCAGCAGCACGCTTTCGATCGGGTTCTTCTTCGCCTTCATGGCATTGACGCTGGCGATTACCTATTGGGCCGCACGGCGCACGCGCACCACCGAGCACTTCTTTGCCGCCGGCGGCCAGGTCACGCCATGGCAGAACGGCTGGGCGCTCGCAGGTGACTTCCTGAGCGCCGCCGCCCTGCTCGGCATTGCCGGCATCGTCACCTCGAATGGTTTCGACGGCATGGTCTATTCGATCGGGTGGCTGGTCGGCTGGCCGATCATTCTGTTCCTGATCGTCGAGCCGCTGCGCAACG
This Bradyrhizobium sp. CCBAU 53421 DNA region includes the following protein-coding sequences:
- a CDS encoding adenylate/guanylate cyclase domain-containing protein; amino-acid sequence: MPKFLRIGVHQSNVSGYTSKAWCIRRTGSTVFLKWGAVEVQGAGAGRKVYWTFPPQEKTIRCRTVQRAQDYTKAAIARRRSHRYEPLTGNIANRRRTADRGSELKQALATILYVDIVRSTEKAARLGDARWATVMNHYYAAVRRELKALRGKEVVTTGDGVLATFGVPVSGVRCATAIRDAVRTLGLEIRVGLHAGEYKVSGAEVIGLAFHIGARVAAKARAGEVLVSSAVRNLMLESEIRFKDRGAHQLKGVPERWRLYRVEQ
- the glmS gene encoding glutamine--fructose-6-phosphate transaminase (isomerizing), with the translated sequence MCGIVGILGRAPVAEQLVDSLKRLEYRGYDSAGVATLENGSLARRRAEGKLKNLEARLEEKPLGGHTGIGHTRWATHGRPTENNAHPHATERVAVVHNGIIENFRELREELEHKGAVFSTETDTEVVVHLVDNLLKGGVAPVEAVRAVLSQLRGAFALGFIFAGEDDLMIGARNGPPLAVGHGEGEMFLGSDAIALGPFTDTISYLEDGDWVVLNRRGATIFDKDNAIVHREAIKHTTATALVDKANYRHFMAKEIHEQPEVVGHTLARYVDMATERVTMPVKLPFDFKDIQRVSITACGTASYAGFVAKYWLEKLARLPVELDVASEFRYREAPLRKGDLAIFISQSGETADTLAALRYAKAQGAHTLSVVNVPTSTIARESETVLQTLAGPEIGVASTKAFTCQLMVLASLAVAAGKARGELSDADEAKLVHGLVEIPRLMSEALTTELQIEKLAREISKSRDVLYLGRGTSYPLALEGALKLKEISYIHAEGYAAGELKHGPIALIDEHMPVVVIAPYDKVFEKTVSNMQEVAARGGKIILMTDAKGATEATIQSLVTIVMPDMGATFAPMVYAVPVQLLAYHTAVVMGTDVDQPRNLAKSVTVE
- a CDS encoding sensor domain-containing diguanylate cyclase; protein product: MHTAHDREARRLDTLAELDILDTPRELAFDRLTSLCRKMFRVPMSTMTFIDGHRQWFKASDGLDLRETDRRPAPCNVTITLDEPLVVPDMQRDARFADNIFVRGAPFVRFYAGAQLRLSGAVIGSLCAIDTRPRDDFDAEATSMLVDLAAIAVDELKLRNLSMQDGLTGCSSRRAFRGEGERLTALAARHLSPLACAVLDVDHFKQVNDTYGHAIGDMVLAAVANASRDALRGSDVIGRLGGEEFGILLPHTRLDQAMGVLEKVRAAVAATRIETPAGTIGVTCSLGGAALSPGNGFDDMLHNADLAMYGAKQGGRNQALAWVDRAPSIAPTARRVFKAGTISFNAGHSTIDCTVRGLSRDTATIEVMSTSGIPDQFKLAIAADALSRACRITAKADNRIEVAFT
- a CDS encoding DUF485 domain-containing protein, whose translation is MKVGIPGNVDPAPNVGALAKNLAKKRLTVALVLSAAMIVIYFGFMGLFAFDKPLLGTVLMPGLSLCIVLGPLVIISSFALCLVYVLWANRVFDAGIRKLR
- a CDS encoding carbon-nitrogen hydrolase family protein — protein: MLPRFKAAAVHAAPVFLDSRATTEKAIAIMREAARAGAELIAFPETYIPAFPVWAALWPPIDNHDLFVRMAEQSVLVDGPEVARLCAEARGLGVTVSIGISERSAVSVGGLWNSNLLIGETGEILVHHRKLVPTFYEKLVWSSGDGAGLKVADTRQGRIGGLICGENTNPLARFALMAQGEQVHISSWPPMWPTRRPAGGGNFDNVAANRIRASAHCFEAKVFGIVTAGYMDQPMRAFLIERDRTIADVIDQTPRAASFFVDPTGGVFGDELQDQEGIAYAEIDLNRCVEPKQFHDVVGYYNRFDIFGMTVDRRRLTPARFRDEELQIAKAQDEAILSVEADIADR
- a CDS encoding LysR family transcriptional regulator, which gives rise to MFDTINWDDLRVFLCAARAGNLSQTAKRLRLDHSTVSRRIAQMEASLGIAVFERHRTGLKLNEVGERLLRHAERVESAVIAIREEASASDTQGLVGTVRLATMEGIASLYLAQRFAKLRHTAPQLTVELVTSAQTVYVHKREADLFVSFFRPPGPGLISERIGKFRLGLFASQSYLDHHGMPVSLRDLADHWFVSYIGDLIQVDSVRWLADVIEEPKIAFHSNSMIAQMNAAAGGLGIVMLPSFATNDRPDLIPVLPALAGTVREVWLNVHSDLQFAPRIRAVRAFLKNTLKQDPDMQVSLADGVPQPRTADCKNP
- a CDS encoding DUF502 domain-containing protein — its product is MTSNQVPPVTGDLPPDAPRGLMARFRNYFLTGLVVAGPVAITLYLTWWFVNWVDNLVRPFVPSAYRPETYLPFGLPGSGLIVAVVALTLLGFLTANLIGRTLVDLGERLLGRIPAVRAIYRGLKQVFETLFSGNGSSFRRVGLVEFPSPGMWSIVLISQAPSAELAASFPGEEEHISVFLPCAPNPTTGFFFYVPKSKIIEIEMSTEDAATLIMSAGVVQPGTNDQKRAAALAGMANAARVANQASLQPATQPAPAKVD